Proteins from a genomic interval of Desulfofustis limnaeus:
- a CDS encoding tetratricopeptide repeat protein encodes MSSLQHIDSEERLIKAIQEAVDLHRSGDLAAAESSYRRVLDVLPGSWQILYNIGLVLHESGRLDEAIATYHQALDCGGDDHDLYFNLAHAHKQQGHLDAAIDLYRTALAGMPSSTDASYNLAGCYLAKGKYEPARQLYREILQTNPDHLSALNNLAYLEHRTDNVDVALGYYRKLLALSPEHAAADYMVAVLTGAERSSAPASYVEEMFDRYADHYEESLVSELSYSVPDQLFQLRCKRCGQSRVAAVLDLGCGTGLSGIRFGEIADCLHGVDLSRNMLAEAARKKCYDTLYHAAIESFLQSSETRAYDLIIAADVFAYIGDVRQVFALSRKKTVDGGWLFFSVEELRESDCSMRLGPTGRFAHGDRCIRELAVETGWLVATSEKVLLRQEKGEWVQGVIYGLQNLN; translated from the coding sequence ATGTCCTCTCTCCAACACATAGATTCGGAAGAACGGCTCATCAAGGCCATACAGGAGGCCGTTGATCTGCATCGGTCGGGAGATCTGGCGGCTGCCGAAAGCTCCTATCGCCGCGTGCTGGACGTGCTTCCCGGTTCCTGGCAGATTCTCTACAATATCGGCTTGGTGCTGCATGAAAGCGGTCGCCTGGACGAGGCAATCGCCACTTACCATCAGGCACTGGATTGCGGTGGTGATGACCATGATCTTTACTTTAATCTCGCGCACGCCCACAAGCAACAGGGGCACCTCGATGCCGCCATCGATCTGTATCGGACGGCGCTGGCCGGTATGCCGAGCAGCACGGATGCCAGCTATAATCTGGCCGGCTGTTATCTTGCCAAAGGGAAGTACGAACCGGCACGGCAGTTGTACCGGGAAATCCTGCAAACCAATCCCGACCATCTTTCGGCGCTCAACAACCTTGCCTACCTGGAGCATCGAACCGACAACGTTGACGTCGCCCTTGGTTACTATCGAAAGCTGCTCGCACTTTCTCCCGAGCACGCCGCTGCCGATTACATGGTGGCGGTGCTTACCGGCGCAGAGCGTTCCTCGGCTCCGGCCTCCTACGTGGAGGAGATGTTTGACCGTTACGCGGATCACTACGAGGAGAGCCTCGTCTCCGAATTGTCGTATTCCGTTCCGGACCAACTCTTCCAGCTCCGGTGCAAGCGATGCGGTCAATCACGCGTTGCTGCCGTGCTTGATCTCGGCTGCGGCACCGGCTTAAGTGGCATACGCTTCGGAGAGATTGCCGACTGTCTGCATGGGGTGGACCTGTCCCGAAACATGTTGGCCGAGGCAGCGCGCAAAAAATGTTACGATACTCTCTATCATGCCGCTATCGAGTCGTTTCTCCAATCAAGCGAAACGCGCGCCTATGACCTGATCATAGCTGCCGATGTGTTTGCCTATATCGGTGATGTACGGCAGGTATTTGCTCTTAGCCGGAAAAAGACGGTCGATGGGGGCTGGTTATTCTTTTCCGTTGAGGAACTGCGCGAGTCGGATTGCTCCATGCGACTCGGCCCCACTGGCCGTTTCGCCCATGGAGATCGGTGCATCAGGGAGCTTGCCGTTGAGACCGGCTGGCTCGTGGCCACCAGTGAAAAGGTGTTGCTGCGTCAGGAAAAAGGCGAATGGGTTCAAGGTGTTATATATGGCCTCCAGAACCTCAATTAA
- a CDS encoding DUF2065 domain-containing protein — protein MKLLLLVVGMVLIVEGLPYAVAPEKMKEWLTKLQELPLSTMRFFGFFSLGLGLLICWLVQSSALFN, from the coding sequence ATGAAATTACTGCTGCTCGTGGTCGGCATGGTGTTGATAGTCGAGGGGTTGCCGTATGCCGTGGCCCCGGAAAAGATGAAAGAGTGGCTGACGAAACTGCAGGAGCTTCCGCTCTCCACCATGCGGTTCTTCGGTTTTTTCTCGCTCGGGCTCGGCCTGTTGATCTGCTGGCTTGTCCAGAGTTCCGCTCTTTTTAATTGA